One genomic segment of Terriglobia bacterium includes these proteins:
- a CDS encoding BrnT family toxin, with product MRFAWDENKSRLNRKKHGISFALAKEVFTDPFCLTIPDLTVQREERLWTIGRLENLVIVVVVHTTRDEHGEEVTRIISARKATPRERTYYEEADQ from the coding sequence ATGCGGTTCGCATGGGATGAGAACAAGAGCCGCTTAAATCGCAAGAAGCATGGCATCTCATTCGCGTTGGCAAAGGAAGTGTTCACGGACCCGTTCTGTCTGACAATTCCAGACCTGACGGTTCAGCGTGAGGAGCGATTGTGGACGATTGGCCGCCTGGAAAATCTCGTGATTGTGGTGGTCGTTCATACGACCCGGGATGAACACGGCGAGGAAGTCACCCGCATCATTTCAGCTCGAAAAGCCACCCCCCGGGAGCGGACATACTATGAGGAAGCTGACCAATAA
- a CDS encoding HU family DNA-binding protein, which translates to MAGMTKTQLVRHVAEKVGTNNKTAAAFLETLAETAVKETKKNGLFVLPGLGRLKKVQRKARMGRNPQTGEPIKIAAKTTAKFYLAKAVKDSIAPKKS; encoded by the coding sequence ATGGCTGGCATGACCAAGACGCAGCTTGTACGCCACGTGGCCGAGAAGGTCGGCACCAACAACAAGACCGCAGCCGCTTTCCTGGAGACACTGGCTGAGACCGCGGTGAAGGAGACCAAGAAGAATGGCCTGTTCGTTCTGCCCGGCCTGGGACGCTTGAAGAAGGTGCAGCGCAAGGCGCGCATGGGCCGCAATCCCCAAACTGGCGAGCCAATCAAAATCGCGGCCAAGACCACCGCGAAGTTTTATCTCGCCAAGGCGGTCAAGGATTCCATCGCCCCCAAGAAAAGTTAG
- a CDS encoding BrnA antitoxin family protein: MRKLTNKQRQKELDAIAAIADDQIDLSDIPQLIDEQLSRAMRGAMYRPVKRPVTMRLDADVLAWLKRDGPGYQTKANALLRKEMTRFYRDRKGPGRASESGRRLNGKKRSVRGH, from the coding sequence ATGAGGAAGCTGACCAATAAACAGCGCCAAAAAGAACTCGACGCCATTGCGGCGATAGCGGACGACCAGATTGATTTGTCCGACATTCCCCAACTGATCGACGAGCAACTCAGCCGGGCGATGCGCGGGGCAATGTACAGGCCGGTCAAGAGGCCCGTCACCATGCGGCTCGACGCCGACGTACTCGCGTGGCTCAAACGAGATGGACCGGGCTATCAAACCAAGGCGAATGCCCTGCTTCGGAAGGAGATGACCCGGTTCTATCGGGACAGAAAAGGCCCGGGACGTGCGTCCGAGTCGGGGCGCCGGCTCAACGGCAAAAAGAGAAGCGTTCGCGGGCACTAA